From the genome of Persephonella atlantica:
TCTCTTTTGTGAGCATGTATGCTTCTTCATCAGACAGTTTTTCTGCATTTACGATAATTCTTACTTCCCTTCCTGCCTGAATAGCAAAGGATTTCTCAACATTTTCAAATGAGTTTACAATGGCTTCTATCTTCTCAAGCCTGTTTATGTAAGACTGGAGAGCTTCTCTTCTTGCACCTGGTCTTGCAGCAGAGAGAGCATCAGCAGCTGCCACTAAAACAGCTTCAGGATATCTGGCAGGTTCATCGTTATGGTGATACAGGATTGCATTTATCACAACGTCAGGTTCCCCGTATCTTTTGGCAAGCTCTGCTCCTACTTTTGAGTGGGAACCACCAACCTCGTGGGATATGGATTTTCCAATGTCGTGCATAAGGCCACCTCTTCTGGCTGCCTTTTCATCAAGTCCAAGTTCTGCAGCCATCATCCCTGCAAGGTATGCAACCTCTTTTGTATGGAGCAGAACATTCTGTGTATATGATGTTCTGTAATACAGTTTTCCTATGTAGTAGAACAGCTCTGGATGAACATCTGTAAATCCAAGTTCAAGACAGGTTTCTTCTCCTAACTTTCTTATTTTTGCTTCCATCTCTTCTTTGACTTTTGATACTACCTCTTCAATTCTTCCTGGATGTATCCTTCCATCAGCAATTAATCTCTCCAAAGACTCTTTTGCTATCTCTCTTCTGAGAGGGTCGAAAGAAGATATAGTAACAATATCTGGTGTGTCGTCAATAATAAGGTCTACACCTGTTTCCATCTCAAAAGCTCTGATATTTCTTCCTTCCCTACCGATTATCCTTCCTTTCAGGTCGTTGCTTGGAAGGTCAACAACTGATATGGTGTAGGAAGTTGTT
Proteins encoded in this window:
- the rny gene encoding ribonuclease Y gives rise to the protein MIEVIVGVSAFAVGGAAGFAACKAAAAKTLKEKEAEYEKVISEKERFIEEAKKQAEQLIKEAEKEARLRAKEIENEAVQLKKEQELIIEKEVLRRKQQLEEELKKEREELQNLEKTLMTREAQLEKRIARIEHREEELDKKWEEVKKLEEEIKAIQKEIEQKEEKLKAAEEQYMLELQRIASMTKEEAREELMKRVEEEAKLEAAKLMKEIEENARKEAEKEARWNLVTAIQRLSPEITTSYTISVVDLPSNDLKGRIIGREGRNIRAFEMETGVDLIIDDTPDIVTISSFDPLRREIAKESLERLIADGRIHPGRIEEVVSKVKEEMEAKIRKLGEETCLELGFTDVHPELFYYIGKLYYRTSYTQNVLLHTKEVAYLAGMMAAELGLDEKAARRGGLMHDIGKSISHEVGGSHSKVGAELAKRYGEPDVVINAILYHHNDEPARYPEAVLVAAADALSAARPGARREALQSYINRLEKIEAIVNSFENVEKSFAIQAGREVRIIVNAEKLSDEEAYMLTKEIAKRIEKEVEFPGQIKVTTIRESRFVEVAK